The following proteins come from a genomic window of Tepidiforma thermophila:
- a CDS encoding DNA repair protein RecN, with translation MLEQLEITSFAVARNVAIDLGPGLTVFTGETGAGKSLVVDAIAFAFGARMGREVIAAGADRATVRAALRLGWPTVIERTLTLGGRSTYRIDGQPARYEDVRALAEGFLDIHGQSEQLAILRPAVQLAALDEFAGLQADRTALASTVRELREVRRKLASLRSDARERERLIERLSFEVAEIDAAAPVPGEDESLRAEQARLGNAARLREGAERALAALDEPAIGEVLSAVRVIAGRDPGAADLADLAGILETASMDLRRALRAYRDALDEDPERLAAVTERLDLLARLQRKYGDTIAAVLAYRDTAARQLADLTGAGASLEELEAAESRLLETLGRQAADLSIRRRAAAGALVGAIAAELDLLGMTGARLAVAFTCDDDPAGPLVALPDYEVVAGAADEAAAPSPEPAPRAFTEAGVDRVEFLASFNPGEPPRPLGTVASGGETSRFLLALTVALGQATEGRLEVLDEVDEGVGGRTGAVVGRALRRLAARHQVLCITHLPQVAAAADRHFVVEKRTDGRHTWSEVREVAGEARRAELAAMLGGVTPANLAAADELLGSAAAS, from the coding sequence GTGCTTGAACAGCTCGAAATCACCTCCTTCGCCGTTGCCCGCAACGTCGCCATCGACCTCGGCCCCGGGCTGACCGTCTTCACCGGCGAAACCGGGGCCGGCAAGTCGCTGGTCGTCGATGCCATCGCCTTCGCCTTCGGCGCGCGAATGGGCCGCGAGGTCATCGCCGCCGGCGCCGACCGCGCGACCGTCCGCGCCGCGCTCCGCCTCGGATGGCCGACGGTCATCGAACGCACACTCACCCTCGGTGGGCGCTCGACCTACCGCATCGACGGCCAGCCTGCCCGCTACGAAGACGTCCGCGCCCTCGCCGAGGGCTTCCTCGATATCCACGGCCAGTCCGAGCAGCTCGCCATCCTCCGGCCGGCGGTCCAGCTTGCCGCGCTCGACGAGTTTGCCGGCCTCCAGGCCGACCGCACAGCGCTCGCCTCTACCGTCCGCGAGCTCCGCGAGGTCCGCCGAAAGCTCGCCTCCCTCCGCTCCGATGCCCGCGAGCGCGAGCGGCTCATCGAGCGCCTCTCTTTCGAAGTTGCCGAGATTGACGCCGCCGCGCCCGTCCCCGGTGAAGACGAATCGCTCCGCGCCGAGCAGGCGCGCCTCGGCAACGCCGCCCGCCTGCGCGAGGGAGCCGAACGCGCGCTCGCCGCCCTTGATGAACCGGCAATCGGCGAGGTGCTTTCCGCCGTGCGCGTCATCGCCGGCCGCGACCCCGGCGCTGCCGACCTTGCCGACCTCGCCGGCATCCTCGAAACCGCCAGCATGGACCTCCGCCGCGCCCTCCGCGCCTACCGCGATGCGCTCGATGAAGACCCGGAGCGGCTCGCCGCCGTCACCGAACGCCTCGACCTGCTCGCGCGGCTCCAGCGCAAATACGGCGACACCATCGCCGCCGTCCTCGCCTACCGAGACACTGCAGCCCGCCAGCTCGCCGACCTCACCGGGGCCGGCGCCTCGCTCGAGGAGCTCGAGGCCGCCGAATCCCGCCTCCTCGAGACGCTCGGCCGCCAGGCTGCCGACCTCTCGATACGCCGGAGAGCCGCCGCCGGTGCGCTTGTCGGTGCCATCGCTGCCGAGCTGGACCTCCTCGGCATGACCGGCGCCCGCCTGGCCGTCGCCTTCACCTGCGATGACGACCCGGCCGGGCCGCTCGTCGCCCTCCCTGACTACGAGGTCGTCGCCGGCGCCGCGGACGAAGCCGCCGCGCCCTCGCCGGAACCGGCCCCCCGCGCCTTCACCGAGGCCGGCGTCGACCGCGTCGAGTTCCTCGCCTCCTTCAACCCCGGCGAACCCCCGCGGCCCCTCGGCACCGTCGCCAGCGGCGGCGAAACCTCCCGCTTCCTCCTCGCCCTCACGGTTGCCCTCGGCCAGGCTACCGAGGGCCGGCTCGAAGTCCTCGACGAAGTCGACGAAGGCGTCGGCGGCCGGACCGGCGCGGTCGTCGGGCGCGCCCTGCGGCGCCTCGCCGCGCGGCACCAGGTCCTCTGTATCACCCACCTCCCGCAGGTAGCCGCCGCTGCCGACCGCCACTTCGTCGTCGAAAAGCGCACCGACGGGCGCCACACCTGGTCCGAGGTCCGCGAGGTTGCCGGGGAGGCCCGCCGGGCCGAGCTTGCTGCCATGCTCGGTGGCGTTACTCCCGCCAATCTTGCTGCCGCCGACGAACTCCTCGGCTCAGCCGCCGCGTCCTGA